The Rhodoferax ferrireducens T118 DNA segment TCTCATGAAGCGGCTTATCGGTTCCCCCGCTCAAACCGTCCGCCAGAAGCTCGGCAACACCTGCCGTGATGTACTTGCGCCCGCGATGCACCGTGCGGATCGCTTTGACAATTTCTTCCGGGTCGCAGTCTTTGTTCAGGTAGCCACTGGCACCTTGGCGCAGCAAGGTGGTGGCGTAATGTTCTTCCGCAAAGCCACTCAAAATCAGTACCGGCAAATCGGGTGCACGGGCCCGGATGGCGATCAGTGCATCAACACCGCTTTGGTCCGGCATGGAGATGTCGAGCAGGATCACGTCGACCTCGCCTTTGCGCACGATGTCAAGCGCCCCTCGGCCATTGGCTGCTTCGGCGACCACGGCGAAGTCGATCTGGTCGGAAAAAAATTGGCGCAATCCGGCGCGGACCATCGCATGGTCGTCAACAATGGCAATTCGAATCATGGTGTTTGGCAGCATTTTTTGTTGCATGATCCCACATTTTGGGGCAGGGGCTGAAGATGGATGTACTGAACGTTGCCAAACACGGCAACTCTGTCCTGCTGCTGGCTGGTGTCGCCGCCGTGGTGTCGATGATTATCAGTCTGTTGGCGATCTTCATGTATTGGCGCCAGCGTTCAGTGATTGACAAGCTGCGACAGGAGTTGCAACGCACCGTTCAGGTCGGACGTGATCGACTCGAAACCGAGGTCGCGCTTCGCACGGTGCAACTGACCGAGTTGACCCACCATCTGCAGACTGCGCGAGAAGACGAGCGTCATCGCCTGGCGCGTAATTTGCACGATGATTTGGGTGCATTGCTGACATCGGCCAAGCTTGATGCGGCCCGCATCAAATCGCGCCTGGCAGACCGGGCACCCGAGGCGCTGGAACTGTTGGCACATCTGGTTAGCACACTCAACAGCGGCATTGCACTCGGGCGCAGCATCATTGAAGACTTGCGCCCGTCCGCCCTGAGCAATCTGGGCTTGGTGGCGACGCTCGAAATTCTGACGCGTGAGTTTGCTGAAATCTCAGGTGTCGCAGTTCATTGCGAACTGGAGCCGGTAGAGCTTGAAGTCAGTGCCGAGCTGATGGTTTATCGTCTGGTGCAAGAGGCCATTACCAATATCACAAAGTATGCCCGAGCGCAGAATGTTTGGGTGCGCTTGGCCACAGACAATGGCCAGGTGGAAGTCTCGGTTCGTGACGATGGGATTGGCTTTGATACCAGCGTGCAGCCGCGTTCTGCCTATGGCTTGGTGGGTATGCGTTTTCGGGTTGAGGCCGAAGGCGGAACCCTGGCCTTGGTATCGGCGCCGGGGCAGGGCACGTTGATTCAAGTGAACCTGACGCCAGTGCACGGGCGACACGACCGTAGAAACAACGCAAGGCCAAGCTGATCTGCACCTGCAGCAAGGCGTTGTCAGTGACGTCCTACGCAAATTGGCGCCTCCACCCGACAAGGCTGCGGCGGGCTTGCCTATCGCCGTCACCTGCAATCAAGATCACACTTGAAGCATGCCGCGACACAGTTTGCGGGCCTTTCGTTCCAATTACCCTAAGCGGTTGGCCGCTTTTCAAACCAGGAGTCTGGATATGCTTCATTACGCTGTTGTATTTTTTGTCATTGCCTTGATTGCTGCTCTATTCGGCTTTGGTGGCATTGCCGCCAGCGCCGTCAGCATCGGCAAAATCTTATTCATTGTGTTTGCGATCCTGGCTGTGGCCAGTTTCCTGTTTGGTCTGATCAAAAAGCGCTGACGCCGGGTTGCGAAAGCGGGCCAGGCGAGCCGTCTGGATCGACGCCTCATCACCACAGTTTCCATTTAACTCCAGACTTTTCTTAAGGAACCTTCATGTTTAATAAAAACGCCCCAGAACCATCCAGCCTGACTGACCAGGCTGCCGAGTCCGCTACCCAGGCCATCAAGTCAACCCAGCGTATGACCCATGAGGCGCTTGATAGCTTGGCCGGAAGTGTGCAGGACTTGCGTCAGCAAGCCAGCGCGTTGGCGCATCGTGGTGCGGACAGTGTGCGCGACACGTCACAACAGTTGCGTGACAAGGCGCTGCGCGCCTCGGACAATACGCTGAACTACATCAAGGACGAACCCATCAAGTCGGTACTGATCGCCGCTGCAACCGGTGCTGCGCTGATGGCGCTGATCAGTATGATGGCAAGTTCGCGGGATCGACGCTAACTGCTTTTCATCAGGCGTGCGCGGCGCGGCAGCAGCCACTGCAGCATCGCCGTCAATGCAGACTCCGCGCTGTCCG contains these protein-coding regions:
- a CDS encoding response regulator; amino-acid sequence: MIRIAIVDDHAMVRAGLRQFFSDQIDFAVVAEAANGRGALDIVRKGEVDVILLDISMPDQSGVDALIAIRARAPDLPVLILSGFAEEHYATTLLRQGASGYLNKDCDPEEIVKAIRTVHRGRKYITAGVAELLADGLSGGTDKPLHENLSERELQVFLRLAKGEAIGHMAVSMSLSVKTVSTYRTRVMEKMKLETNSDLTYYALKSGLIQ
- a CDS encoding sensor histidine kinase — translated: MDVLNVAKHGNSVLLLAGVAAVVSMIISLLAIFMYWRQRSVIDKLRQELQRTVQVGRDRLETEVALRTVQLTELTHHLQTAREDERHRLARNLHDDLGALLTSAKLDAARIKSRLADRAPEALELLAHLVSTLNSGIALGRSIIEDLRPSALSNLGLVATLEILTREFAEISGVAVHCELEPVELEVSAELMVYRLVQEAITNITKYARAQNVWVRLATDNGQVEVSVRDDGIGFDTSVQPRSAYGLVGMRFRVEAEGGTLALVSAPGQGTLIQVNLTPVHGRHDRRNNARPS
- a CDS encoding DUF1328 domain-containing protein; translated protein: MLHYAVVFFVIALIAALFGFGGIAASAVSIGKILFIVFAILAVASFLFGLIKKR
- a CDS encoding DUF883 family protein — protein: MFNKNAPEPSSLTDQAAESATQAIKSTQRMTHEALDSLAGSVQDLRQQASALAHRGADSVRDTSQQLRDKALRASDNTLNYIKDEPIKSVLIAAATGAALMALISMMASSRDRR